The sequence AACCTGCCCCGCCAGTAATCAATACCGATCGCCCCATGGCTCTTCTCATTGGGGGGATTCTTGACTGACACTAAGCAGTGGCATAGGGGATGGCTTCCGCGCGTAGTCACCTCTGGAGAGGTGTTTTTCGAGGAATACGTAGAGTACAATGAACAGATAGCGACTGCCCATTTCCTGGAGCTTGAGCTTAGAGATGCCCGTTTTGCGGTTTTGCCAGGTGATGGGGATGATGGCGTAGCTATAGCCCCGCACGATCGCCTTGAGGGGCATCTCTACTGTCAAGTTAAAGTGGTGAGACAGCAACGGAGCTATGCCTGCAATTACCTCTCGCCGATACATTTTGAAGGCATTGGTGGTGTCATTCAAATCCAGACCAAAAAGTACCTGGATGAACCAGTTCGCAAGGCGATTAATCACCAGTTTATGCAGGGGATAGTCAATCACCCGACCGCCGCTGATGAAGCGTGACCCAAACACACAGTGGTAGCCCTGTTGCAGTTTGTAGTAATAGTCCACAATGTTTTGGGGAGAGTCCGAATTATCAGCCATGACAATGGCTACAGCATCGCCCCGGAAGTTTTCTAGGCCGCACTTTACCGCAAACCCAAAGCCGTTGGGGTAGTAGTTATTGATATAGCGCACGTGGGGATTTTGGGCAACTAGGGCTTGCAGTAGGGCCTCGGTGCGATCGCGACTGTTGTCATTCACCACCAAAATTTCATAGCTCAGGGAGGCAGCAGTCAATTGGTCGGCGATCGCCTGTACTGTCTGCACAATGCAAGCCTCTTCGTTATGGGCCGGGATAACCACCGACAAGGTTTGCACAGGTGGCAGCGGTTCTTGGGTGAGGGTAGCTCGGTTACCCAGGGGTTGGCGATCGGGCAACCAGACAGAGGCCAGACTTTCTGGATAGGAGGCTAGGGTGCGATCGGGTGATAAATCCTTAGTGGTAAACGCCCCGCGATTGCTGAGCACAAAGTTGATCACAGCACTCACCAGCGCCCCGATGATTGTATTCACCCCATAGTGAACCCGGAGCCAATCCAACAAGGGAAA is a genomic window of Cyanobacteriota bacterium containing:
- a CDS encoding glycosyltransferase; protein product: MATQKTQQTIVKFLLGGGVAAAINLVVMYLLIDKLGWNTPLLRNLANAIAIELSLVASFFIYRIWVWPGGSWRLRDIWGRQLPLYHGSAGTAVFVRVVLLFPLLDWLRVHYGVNTIIGALVSAVINFVLSNRGAFTTKDLSPDRTLASYPESLASVWLPDRQPLGNRATLTQEPLPPVQTLSVVIPAHNEEACIVQTVQAIADQLTAASLSYEILVVNDNSRDRTEALLQALVAQNPHVRYINNYYPNGFGFAVKCGLENFRGDAVAIVMADNSDSPQNIVDYYYKLQQGYHCVFGSRFISGGRVIDYPLHKLVINRLANWFIQVLFGLDLNDTTNAFKMYRREVIAGIAPLLSHHFNLTVEMPLKAIVRGYSYAIIPITWQNRKTGISKLKLQEMGSRYLFIVLYVFLEKHLSRGDYARKPSPMPLLSVSQESPQ